A section of the Astatotilapia calliptera unplaced genomic scaffold, fAstCal1.2 U_scaffold_27, whole genome shotgun sequence genome encodes:
- the LOC113017911 gene encoding interleukin-17C-like — translation MDYKPVLIFVLFIVPMWSSKMFRCYNDQELQAAADRKLRTHYLRPTEAPRSTARSSSYSCPLELYKTPLSDEQRDRSLSPWRFVTHIKEDHFPSTYVGAQCLCSGCIQLKDNKMIEDYDYNSVPIVQNRVFLKKELCDDKKTYRLRPVNVEVAVGCTCVRPQSS, via the exons ATGGACTATAAACCG GTTCTCATCTTCGTACTGTTCATCGTGCCCATGTGGTCGTCCAAGATGTTCCGGTGCTATAACGACCAGGAGCTACAGGCAGCGGCGGACAGGAAGCTGAGGACGCACTACCTGCGGCCCACAGAGGCTCCGCGGTCAACGGCTCGCAGCTCATCTTACTCTTGTCCCCTGGAACTTTACAAGACGCCGCTGTCAGATGAGCAGCGAGACAGGTCTCTGTCCCCCTGGAGATTCGT aacTCACATCAAGGAAGATCACTTTCCTTCGACATATGTTGGTGCTCAGTGCCTGTGTTCAGGATGCATCCAGCTCAAAGACAATAAAATGATTGAGGACTATGACTACAACTCAGTTCCCATCGTTCAGAACAGAGTGTTTCTCAAAAAGGAGCTTTGTGACGATAAGAAGACTTACCGTCTGAGGCCAGTGAATGTGGAAGTAGCTGTGGGGTGTACCTGTGTCAGACCCCAGAGCTCCTAG